One genomic region from Ptychodera flava strain L36383 chromosome 14, AS_Pfla_20210202, whole genome shotgun sequence encodes:
- the LOC139148816 gene encoding D(3) dopamine receptor-like — MDPMDQKEDSDHHQIGDYRIPWSIGGLEKEPWVKTIYALIAIVGITGNLLVCVVVRRKRSLSTKTFRFIFHLAICDLVTSVFLIALHVVSPPAHISSGVGGQIACKVFYSKLPLWVCFVASVSTLVMMKIERYLAVVHPVKHRMYCTKRVIANLLISTWFVGVFINSFFLYVSHVVNGRCIQTWPSGLVQSLIGVGNILAKIFVPVGITCYCYLKAMDTLSESEKRLRERRLSQFNTTSPVVESEYSNTEPSSDAKDDRKASTSDEDSGLMDVHHHQQGGKQSEQENAASFNQRDERTRSHRQPRRIRASSCGDRASVRNKAHQLWQVRARKQILHMLCVVMVTFVISWVPNQILFLSYNLGANVDFTKWYYHATVMLAFANSCMNPFIYTFKNKIFRVGLRDLLCFKAKRRVESRNDTSSGRRRAGSTV; from the coding sequence ATGGATCCAATGGATCAGAAAGAAGATTCTGATCATCATCAAATAGGTGATTACAGGATTCCATGGAGTATCGGAGGCTTAGAAAAAGAACCATGGGTGAAGACAATTTACGCGCTTATTGCCATCGTTGGTATTACTGGCAATCTTCTTGTCTGCGTGGTTGTTCGTCGAAAGCGTTCCCTCAGTACGAAAACTTTCCGGTTCATCTTCCACTTGGCGATATGCGATCTGGTAACGTCAGTATTCTTAATAGCTTTGCACGTGGTGTCGCCACCGGCACATATCTCATCGGGAGTTGGCGGACAAATCGCCTGCAAAGTGTTTTACTCGAAACTGCCACTGTGGGTTTGTTTTGTGGCGTCTGTGTCTACACTGGTGATGATGAAGATAGAGAGGTATCTTGCCGTGGTCCATCCCGTCAAACACCGCATGTACTGCACCAAGAGAGTGATTGCGAACCTTTTAATATCGACATGGTTTGTCGGTGTGTTCATCAACTCGTTTTTTCTCTACGTCAGTCACGTAGTCAACGGGCGGTGCATTCAGACATGGCCAAGCGGGTTAGTACAATCTTTGATCGGCGTAGGAAACATACTTGCGAAGATCTTTGTGCCCGTGGGTATAACTTGCTACTGCTACTTAAAGGCAATGGACACTCTCAGCGAAAGCGAAAAACGTTTGAGAGAGAGACGCCTCAGCCAGTTTAATACAACGAGTCCCGTTGTCGAAAGCGAGTACTCGAACACCGAGCCGAGTTCCGATGCCAAGGATGACAGAAAAGCATCCACCAGCGATGAGGACAGTGGGCTAATGGATGTCCATCACCACCAGCAGGGCGGGAAACAATCTGAACAAGAAAATGCCGCCAGTTTCAATCAGCGAGACGAACGCACCAGGTCGCATCGACAACCGCGACGGATTAGGGCATCTTCGTGCGGTGATCGGGCAAGTGTCAGAAATAAAGCTCATCAGCTGTGGCAAGTGAGAGCCCGCAAGCAAATACTCCACATGCTTTGTGTGGTAATGGTCACTTTTGTTATAAGCTGGGTACCAAATCAAATCTTGTTCCTTTCTTACAATTTGGGAGCAAATGTCGATTTTACCAAGTGGTATTACCACGCGACAGTGATGCTTGCATTTGCCAACTCGTGTATGAATCCTTTCATCTACACTTTCAAAAACAAGATTTTCCGTGTAGGTTTGAGGGACTTGCTTTGCTTCAAGGCAAAGAGACGAGTGGAAAGCAGAAATGACACTTCCAGTGGCCGACGGAGGGCGGGATCGACGGTTTGA